One genomic segment of Erythrolamprus reginae isolate rEryReg1 chromosome 2, rEryReg1.hap1, whole genome shotgun sequence includes these proteins:
- the LOC139159411 gene encoding protein FAM200C-like: MTKRKKDEEYRTFQQEWTDEFAFVERAGSPVCLICNDKIASMKRSNIKRHFDTRHASFASKYPAGDSRKKACQELLCKVQASQQQLRVWTQQGDLNSASFVGALAIVRNGKPFTDGEYAKTFMLDVANELFDDFPDKAKIIKRIKDMPLSARTVHDRAIMMANQIEASQVKDINTALFFSLALDESTDVSHISQFSIIARYAVGDKLHEESLAVLPLKGTTRGDDLFKSFTEFTKEKNLPMHKLISVCTDGAPCMVGKNKGFVALLREHEKRPILGIHCILHQEALCAQMFGEQLGEVMSLVIQVVNFIVARALNDRQFKTLLDEVGNNYPGLLLHSNVRWLSRGKVLSRFAACLSEIRTFLEMKNVDHPELSNTEWLLKFFYLVDMTEHLNQLNVKMQGVGNTVLSLQQAVFAFENKLELFIADIETGRLIHFEKLGEFKDACTANDPAQHLDIQQLAGFTSNLLQSFKARFGEFREHTRLFKFITHPHECALDSTDLSYIPGVSIRDFELQAADLKASDMWVNKFKSLNEDLEKLARQQAELASKHKWREMKQLQHADQLIVKTWNALPVTYQTLQRVGIAVLTMFGSTYACEQSFSHLKHIKTNIRSRLTDGSLNACMKLNLTTYEPDYKAISKSIQYQKSH; this comes from the coding sequence ATGactaaaagaaagaaggatgaggAGTATCGTACTTTTCAGCAGGAGTGGACAGACGAATTTGCCTTTGTGGAGAGAGCAGGTTCACCAGTTTGTCTTATATGCAATGATAAAATTGCATCCATGAAGCGGTCAAATATAAAGCGCCACTTTGACACACGCCATGCTTCATTTGCATCGAAATATCCTGCAGGGGACAGCAGGAAGAAAGCCTGTCAAGAGTTGCTGTGCAAAGTGCAAGCTAGTCAGCAGCAACTTCGAGTTTGGACCCAACAAGGTGACTTAAATTCGGCTAGCTTTGTTGGTGCTTTGGCAATTGTCAGAAACGGAAAACCATTCACAGATGGGGAGTATGCCAAAACATTTATGCTTGATGTTGCCAATGAACTTTTTGATGATTTTCCGGATAAAGCCAAGATTATCAAACGGATAAAAGACATGCCTCTGTCAGCAAGAACAGTTCATGACCGTGCCATCATGATGGCAAATCAGATTGAGGCATCCCAAGTGAAGGACATAAATACAGCTCTGTTCTTTTCTCTTGCTTTGGATGAATCAACTGACGTAAGCCATATATCTCAGTTCAGCATCATTGCAAGGTATGCTGTCGGTGACAAGTTACATGAGGAAAGTCTTGCTGTTTTGCCTCTGAAAGGGACAACAAGAGGGGATGATTTGTTCAAGTCATTCACTGAGTTCACTAAAGAAAAAAATCTACCAATGCATAAACTTATTTCAGTGTGTACTGATGGTGCTCCATGCATGGTAGGAAAAAACAAAGGATTTGTAGCGCTTCTTCGTGAACATGAAAAAAGACCTATCCTTGGTATTCACTGCATCCTACATCAGGAGGCACTTTGTGCTCAGATGTTTGGTGAGCAGCTTGGTGAGGTGATGTCACTTGTTATTCAGGTGGTCAACTTTATTGTTGCCCGTGCTTTAAATGATCGCCAGTTTAAAACACTCCTGGATGAAGTTGGGAATAATTATCCTGGTCTGCTTCTGCACAGCAACGTGCGCTGGCTGTCAAGAGGGAAGGTGCTCAGCCGTTTCGCAGCTTGTCTGAGTGAAATACGAACTTTTCTTGAAATGAAAAACGTTGACCATCCTGAGTTGTCCAACACTGAGTGGCTCCTGAAGTTCTTCTATCTTGTAGATATGACTGAACATCTGAACCAGCTCAATGTGAAAATGCAAGGCGTTGGTAATACAGTTTTATCGCTTCAACAAGCTGTGTTTGCATTTGAAAATAAGCTGGAACTGTTTATCGCAGACATTGAAACAGGTCGTTTAATACACTTTGAAAAACTGGGAGAGTttaaagatgcatgcacagcaaaTGACCCTGCACAACATCTTGATATTCAGCAGCTAGCAGGCTTTACATCCAATCTCCTGCAATCATTCAAAGCGCGCTTTGGAGAATTTCGTGAGCACACTCGTCTTTTTAAGTTCATCACTCATCCACATGAGTGTGCACTGGACAGCACTGACCTGAGTTATATCCCTGGTGTCTCCATCAGAGATTTTGAGCTACAAGCTGCTGACCTGAAGGCTTCAGACATGTGGGTGAATAAGTTTAAATCACTTAATGAAGATTTGGAAAAACTTGCACGACAGCAAGCAGAGTTGGCAAGCAAACACAAGTGGAGAGAAATGAAACAACTCCAACATGCAGACCAGCTGATTGTCAAAACTTGGAATGCACTTCCTGTCACATACCAAACACTGCAGCGTGTGGGTATTGCTGTACTGACAATGTTTGGCTCTACCTATGCATGCGAGCAGTCTTTCTCACATCTAAAGCACATCAAGACTAACATACGTTCACGTTTAACGGATGGAAGTCTCAACGCCTGCATGAAGCTAAACCTCACCACGTATGAACCAGATTACAAAGCCATCAGCAAATCCATTCAGTACCAGAAGTCACATTAA